The genomic region TtctacaaactcctcacaaagactGCCTCAACCGACATGATTTGCCCAATCTATATGAAAGTTAGTTATCCATGACAACTGCCATTCCATTCTTACATGCGTtagatatttcttggtttattgtctGTGCCATTGCAATGTTATTATTTGGTAGACTATTGACTAATCTCACCATGGATTTTGTTTCCCTTTTCTGACTGACCCTCTGGAGCCATCTTGAcaggagaattccaaagattttctcccctctggatgaagaaactTCATCTCACCTCTTTTATAAATGGCCAAACCTGATGCTAATCTGAGACATCCaaacaagggggaaaaaaaaaattaaaatttttgcaTCTAGCATGCAAAGCCCATGAGAATACTGTACCTTTCAATTAAGTCACCACTAACTCTTTGCTGTTTAATCTTTTTTCACATAATAACTCAGTATCTCAtggatcaatctggtgaacctctgcTGCACTCCATATGTTCTAAGTATATCCTTCTTTAGGCAGAGAAATCAAACGGGTACACCAGGCTCTACTAATTGAAGCAAGATGTCTTTTGCACTCAAAGCCTCCCGTAACACATGCCAAGTTTGCTTTCCTTGTATCAGCCAATGAACAGTAAATCTGAAGCTATTTGCATGAAGAAGAATGCAGTGTGAACTTACTTAAATTCAAAAAAGGGCTCAATTAACCAAGCAAATGGTCGGGCCTTTCCCAAGTTTATCCGCATTGCATTTGGAATGGGGTTTACAGATTGGAAAATGGATAACCAAGAGATGATCAGATGTAATAATAAGTGATTTTAAATAACAAAGTTTCTTTGTAAAATTATTAGTCTATGTTCCTTTAATGATTAAAAGAATGCAATACCAAAGGCTAAACTTTCATTCCATGCAATTTCAATAAATTTATCTTGATAAAACAGTATTACCTTTGCAGATGTTCCAGCCACAGTATGTTTGTATATTTTTGGAGCTCCTGGTAGTTCATTTAAGGTACTCATAGGTTCCTTAAGTAAACTTGATCCATGCAGTTTTGCAGATGCATTTGTTGATTCATAATTTTTTGAATCAAGTTGCAAGTGATTATCAAGCAGCTGAAGTTTCCTACTATCACATGCCAATGCAGTGTCGTGCATTTGGAAGAAAGATGGCAGATTTCTTGAACCTTGGTTCATAGAAATGTTCTTTTCCAATGTACATAGACATTGCTGGTTCTTGTGATTCCGTGCGATTCTGTGCATACTATTCCGTGGCCTCAATTGAGAACAAGTTCGATGGATATTTCTGAAAGTTTGGCTTTTTGGAAGATCAGTACTATAAAAATGAGTAGAAGAATGACATTTTGAACTGTCATCAGGAGTTCCGGGCAAGTAAACCACGCTGTTCTTCCTGAAATCCTTGTCCAAGGTATTTGAGTTGCCATCAAAATTAATTGTAGTCCGTGATCGACAGAAATTAGATGGGATAAATTGCATATTACTTCGCATAAAGGTTTTATTTTTAGAGAGCAATTTGGCATTCCTAAAGGAAGGCCAGCTCCCAAATTTGCTTCTCGATCTTGCAATACGACAGACACTATTTGTACTACAGATCAGTGGGTTGGAATGATCAGCCTCATCAAAACAAGCATGCTCTGCTTTGAAAGGAGTGGTCTCGAGTAAGCAATGCATTTCCTGTTTATTGCAGTCAAtcttgcatccagctgcactgaTGAGTTGGTGCTGCTGAGAACCATCTGAGATTATTTCAGAACCTTTCTTTTCAGATGTCCAATTCATGTCCTTGCATGAGACATTGTTTCCAGTGGCGCCGTGTGGGGTTGCACACAAAAATGTCTTACATGCACAGTAGGGTTCCTCACCCTGAGATGCAGTGTTATTGGTGCAAATGTTGAAAGGAATGTCTTTCTTCCCATTGAAAAGGTTGTCTGATCTACTATTAGCACAATTTGCCTGAGCTGGTCCTGCGCTGTCAAAGGTACAAGGCACACAAAAACGATAAACTGATGCAACACACTCAGTTTCtctttctgaagataaacaagaACTATTGTAAGAAGAGTTCATTCCAATGTCAGGATCTGCAACTTGTTCAGAAATAGTATGATCCTTTGACAAGCCTCCACTTTTGTGATCATTCGGATACTTTACATTTTCTGATTCAGGGGAACATACATCATTTGAAGTGTGACTTAACTCAATAGAGAATGCATCCCCACTGCTATGGCGACAATGGCAATCTTGCTGTTTATACTGCCTTATGGGTATTGACCAAGTCTTTTCAGAAATATACATGGATTTTGTTTTCTCAGGTAGCATTAGAGATTGATTAGATTTTTGCTTATTATCATTACATTCCTTCTCAGTTGGGATATTTAAAACATTATTTCCGTGATCTACTTCAACAGGATTATGAAAGGTGCTGATTGGGTTCTTGAATTCATGGTTTTCGAAGCATGCACATTGAAAGACACTAGATGTACTTGCAGCAGATTCACAAGAGTTGGTCCAAGACAAAGTACAATTTGTTCCAGCTTGTGCCTCATTGCTATGTTGCGGAATATGGTGATCAGAATTTGTCGCAAGTTCACAGCAATCCAAACCGGAAGCATGTGAAGCCTCATCTAAATTAATTGCAAATTTCTCATGGCTTCTGCTAGAATTTGTATTTGAATGTGAGGACTCATCAGTTGTATTTGAAGTTGTTTCAGTGTTCGATGCAGATTTTGCATTTTCTGGGCTAATGTGACCATCCAAAGCTGTCTCGGCCAAACAGACGCTGAAGTTATCCTCAGTGGCATATTTTGGGCTGCGTTGGAGAGAAGTTGAAACATCTGCATGAGAATCTACATTGGATGCATCAGAGTTAAAGTTAACTGCAAAAGATCGAGAAATACATGAACAAAGATCCAAATTAGGAGTGACTAAGGCAGCCTGAACTTTAGAAGTAAATGATGGGCAAAGTGGCTCTTTCACACTGCCAGGAGATTTCACCTTTCTCATTTTGTATGCTACATTCCAGCTTGGAACCATTTGAAAATCTTCACCACGCAAAGAATTTGACTCTGTTTTATTTAGTTGTGATGGCAGTGCATCAATTGCAACTTTAATATGATCTACATTTAATTCCAAGTCTTTAAAAGGAATTTTAGCCAATGAATTATTAGGAATCATGCAAAGCATGATTTCAGTCAGGCGCTTGTTTATCTGTGCTGATGTTTGAAGGAATATCAGTGGTTTATTTTCTTTGCAAGCTTCTACTGCATACAACATTAATCCTTCTAACTTTAACATTAACATTGATGCTGAGTCAATGAACTTGTCAACTTCACGTTGTTTCTTTGTAGTCTCACTTTTTATCATCTCTTTAATTGTTTGCTCTTGAAGTTTAAGTCCTTCATGCAAGGAGATAAACTCCTTGGTCACCTCTGCATTTTGGTGCATTACATTTTGCTCCATATCAGTTTTCATTAATTTCAGTTGCTcaatacaattttcaaaatttgCTTTGACTAAAACAAAAGAGCATCTAAGTTAGAGAATTACTGTACAAATAACTTTCCAAATCAAGGCATATTGACAgtgttttcagagaaatattattattaaaaacTAAAGTTCCAAtaacaaaataattcaaaaaatatGCAAATACCCTGGTTCAAAACACATTGCTTAAAAATGTTAAATCAAATATATATTTCAAGTTAATTAAAAGCATTCACAAACAAGTCTGATTTTCTTTTCCATCAACTTCAGTGGAAATTCTTGCAATACCACCCAAGATCCATTTTACTCACAAAAACTTTCCTTGTTAAATGCCAATTCTCAAATAAATTCCAGCTAATTCATCAGTAATAAGTACCACTGATTATTAAGTGCCAAATTTGCTTGATTTATAATGCAAGTACCTTCAGTAAATTGTGAGATATTCTTCTGCATTTCTGCCATTTCACATTGGAATGCAAGGTCAAGAGAATAAAAGCAGTGATTCCAGTGGGTACTCAATTTGCATTCATCACAGATTGGTAGTTTATCCTGTACACAGTAATCCTTCAGATTTGAAAAAGGATGAAAGAAACACTTAATCTGATCTTCAGTGCTAGATGAAGGATCGATCAGAACATGAGAGAGAAATGCCTTATTCTTGTGAATTTTTTGAAGACATTTCTCACAGAAGTTTAGATTGCAGTTGACACATTTTTTCATGGCTATATAATTATTCTTTTCATCACAGAGCTGGCAGAATATCTGCTTTTGTTGATGATTCATACTTCCTtttggttttctttttttctttttaatactGTCAGCATCTTCTTGTCTGTACCTTTTCACTGTACTGTTTAGCAGGTAGTTCTCAGGAAACTTAACCTCATCTTCTTGGTTAAAACAGAAGTTTTCCTTGCATAAAGGGCACTTAACAAATATATGACCTCCTTTTACATGTTTCGTTTCTTTGCTGAGACAGCTGCCACACAGACTATGTTCACAAGGCAACAAATACGAGTTGTTGTAAAGTTTATCACAGCCTGGGCAAGTCAGTTCTAGGCGCAAAGTATCAAGaagctctttcttttttttcattctgaTCAGTTCTTACTTTCCATGACGGTATTTATTAATAAGTCTagaagaaataaatttgatttaGAAGTGTACTTGAAATAACATCCAAAAGTAATATTTCATTCACATTAATTCCCATCTCTCTATCAAATTAGTCTGATTTTATGATATTAAAAAGTTGGCAAACACAAGAACATCATTTTTCCTGGATAAGTGAACCTATTGTATGTTAAGGATGATAAATACAGTACTTTTTGGAAATGAAAGAATTAATAAGCAAAACATTTTGTAATACCATATGAGTATTAAGGAAGATTGTGGTGTTCAGTAAGTGggtaaagagctggtgcaggagggagaacTTCAAGTTAATGAAACTTTGGGGTCTTTTCCAGGGTAGGTGGCAGGTGCACGAGGAACAAGGGGAGGCTCGTTGGTGCTACCCAGACACCAGTAGGGCAGCAAGTGGAGGAATAAATGGAATGCTAGGAGTTATGAAGAAGAACAGGAAAGGACGGGTTTAATGAACACAGCGGGACTAATGGGCTAGTCATGTgtgggtctccaaagtggtcaaaaggactatccaaggggtcataAAATGCCAGgtggtcgaaagggggtcgattAAACCTTTGGGtttgaaagaattgtagagcccaaggtccccgcttcTGTCTGAGAGCCCGCGGTCCCCTTTCCTGTTTGTGAGTCAGAACTCGCTTTTACTGTCCGGGAGCCCAAGGCAACTTCTTCGATGCAGATGGCATCACACCCTTTGTTGACAATGGAATTGCCACtgccgatgctgaagacttggatccAGCTCAACATCTTGTCTTTTTGTTCCATTTTACCTCACTGCTGGTTGTTGAACAAGAAAGCCAATGCATATTGGTCGgtcagcaaggtaaatcattTGCTGGCGAGGCTGTGTCTGCAATGCCATACCACCTCGACAAtggcttgtgcctccttctcaacagagagtGGCAAATttctgggccctggagggtgtgggAAAAAAAGGCTATGGGTCTACCAGCCTGGTTAAGCATGGCAGCCAGAGCGAAGTTGGATGCATTGCTCTCAACTTGTAATGAAGTAgactcatccacagcatgcatcatggccttagcaatgtctgccttgatgtggCTGAATGCCGCACAGGCCTCTAAtgtcaggggaaaggaggtggatttGATGAGGAAGCATGTCTTGTCCGCATAGTAGAAGAAGAAACCCAGGCACTTTTTTAGGGCTTTGAGGTTTTTGAAAAGGGGGGAGTTCCAAAAGAGGGCACATCCGATCGGGGTCGTTCTCCACAATGTAGCTAAGAATAGCAAGGCTGGTTGTGTGAAATACACATTTAGGCTTATTGTATGTAAGGTTAAGGAGTTTGGAGGTCTGGAGGAAActttggagattggcatcatgatcctgcaggtcatggttgcaaatggtgacattatccagatatgggaaggtggcctgcagctcatactggtcCATCATCAGTCCATCTTcaagaccccattggtgatgTTGAAAGGAACCTTCAGGAAATGGTAGATGTGCCTCAAAACCACTGTAATGGAGTGGATGGAgagctggtggtatgctgactttagatcaatggtggagaatacccGATATTGAGTAATTTGGTTTACCATACTGGATATATGGGGGAAAAGGATACTCATCCAGCTGTGCAAATCTATAAAGGGTCTGATTGTGGTCAATGCCATtctgtttttctccccattcttcaccaccaccacttgggctctccaggggctgatactgacttcaatgatcccctcattgagtAGCCACTGCACTCTCGTCCAAATAAAGATCCTATCCTGGGCACTGTACtgcctacttctggtggcaaCAGGTTTACATTCGGGGTGAGGAAGGTGaacaatggtggaggggtgatcTTGAGATTGAGAACCCGAAGGTCATGTGCAATGAGCAGTTTTCAGGTTGTTGGTAGGAAACGATGGCCGAAGAGGCCAGGGGTTTTTGCTGGTGGAGTACAGTGGCcggtttaaaaactgctggttgggggaggggggagggaatgggGCACATCATACTCCATTGTCATACTTTTAAGGTGGTattgaaagtccagccccagtagcacGGCAGCGCAGAGCTATGGCATTAccaggagtttaaagtctttgttGTGTGTGCTCCACACAGAGTCACTACACAGCTGTGAGCATCACCCATATGGGACTTTGAGGCCAATGAAACTTTGTGGCTTACTGGCCATACAGTGAGGGAGTAATGCTGCACCATGTTGgagtggatgaagctctctgtgctcccactattgAACAGGCAGCTCGTCACATGActgtttacctggatgtccatcatcgatctgGCGAGTCGGTGCGGGTTACATTGATCCAGCATGATGGAGGCCAATATTGGATCACTGTCTGTAGATGCGGGGGAGTGTTCTGGTGTGAAGTTGCAAGATGGCGGCACCCCAGCTTGCATGCGGCGCTGCTGAATTTCAAAGATGgcggcatccaagatggcggcatccaagatggcggcatccaagatggcggcatccaagatggcggccccaaTGGCCTGCATGTGGTGCTGCTAGGTTGGACTTTTACACTTTCACATAAAATCCTTTTTCCCCGCAGTTAGAGCAAACCATTTCTTTCGCTGGGCAGTGTTTCCTCATGTGGTTGTTTAGGCTGCAGAAGTATCACTTCGGGTGCTCGCGGAGTACAGCGGCCGTGGTCACGTCGCTGGTGGGACATGGTGTTAGGTACTCACAGAATACAGAGGACATGATCAGATTGTTGGCAGGACTTGGCGGTGGTAGCACTCCGCAGGGTTGcagccctcccacatcccaagatggcagtgccaggGGCAACCACGAAATGCCACATTGGTGGTTGAGTAAgcttccatattctggagggccaTCTCTAGCGTGCCTGCCAGTTCGACTGCTCTCTGCAAGTTGACCTCACcttgctccaacagtctctgccTGATGTAGTTGGACCTGATGCTTGCAACATAAGCATCTCTGATCAGGTCCTCCATGTTCACCATAGCCTTGCAGTTCCGTCTGAGAGTTCGCAAGGCCTGGAGTTACAAAGCGCTCAATTCCCCAGGTAGTTGTTTTCGGGTAGCT from Narcine bancroftii isolate sNarBan1 chromosome 9, sNarBan1.hap1, whole genome shotgun sequence harbors:
- the LOC138742405 gene encoding uncharacterized protein isoform X2, which encodes MKTDMEQNVMHQNAEVTKEFISLHEGLKLQEQTIKEMIKSETTKKQREVDKFIDSASMLMLKLEGLMLYAVEACKENKPLIFLQTSAQINKRLTEIMLCMIPNNSLAKIPFKDLELNVDHIKVAIDALPSQLNKTESNSLRGEDFQMVPSWNVAYKMRKVKSPGSVKEPLCPSFTSKVQAALVTPNLDLCSCISRSFAVNFNSDASNVDSHADVSTSLQRSPKYATEDNFSVCLAETALDGHISPENAKSASNTETTSNTTDESSHSNTNSSRSHEKFAINLDEASHASGLDCCELATNSDHHIPQHSNEAQAGTNCTLSWTNSCESAASTSSVFQCACFENHEFKNPISTFHNPVEVDHGNNVLNIPTEKECNDNKQKSNQSLMLPEKTKSMYISEKTWSIPIRQYKQQDCHCRHSSGDAFSIELSHTSNDVCSPESENVKYPNDHKSGGLSKDHTISEQVADPDIGMNSSYNSSCLSSERETECVASVYRFCVPCTFDSAGPAQANCANSRSDNLFNGKKDIPFNICTNNTASQGEEPYCACKTFLCATPHGATGNNVSCKDMNWTSEKKGSEIISDGSQQHQLISAAGCKIDCNKQEMHCLLETTPFKAEHACFDEADHSNPLICSTNSVCRIARSRSKFGSWPSFRNAKLLSKNKTFMRSNMQFIPSNFCRSRTTINFDGNSNTLDKDFRKNSVVYLPGTPDDSSKCHSSTHFYSTDLPKSQTFRNIHRTCSQLRPRNSMHRIARNHKNQQCLCTLEKNISMNQGSRNLPSFFQMHDTALACDSRKLQLLDNHLQLDSKNYESTNASAKLHGSSLLKEPMSTLNELPGAPKIYKHTVAGTSAKVKWMCPPMRKRTTYFFELQFQEIISINKEMAIPQDQAGVFSGIRHKNFVATNLNSNSEYLFRVRAVNMIGKGPWSQPYKILTVCGTVQHGVNTKDKSVSLKGVEVSIHRSS
- the LOC138742405 gene encoding uncharacterized protein isoform X3: MSYRKKTSYGPKYATEDNFSVCLAETALDGHISPENAKSASNTETTSNTTDESSHSNTNSSRSHEKFAINLDEASHASGLDCCELATNSDHHIPQHSNEAQAGTNCTLSWTNSCESAASTSSVFQCACFENHEFKNPISTFHNPVEVDHGNNVLNIPTEKECNDNKQKSNQSLMLPEKTKSMYISEKTWSIPIRQYKQQDCHCRHSSGDAFSIELSHTSNDVCSPESENVKYPNDHKSGGLSKDHTISEQVADPDIGMNSSYNSSCLSSERETECVASVYRFCVPCTFDSAGPAQANCANSRSDNLFNGKKDIPFNICTNNTASQGEEPYCACKTFLCATPHGATGNNVSCKDMNWTSEKKGSEIISDGSQQHQLISAAGCKIDCNKQEMHCLLETTPFKAEHACFDEADHSNPLICSTNSVCRIARSRSKFGSWPSFRNAKLLSKNKTFMRSNMQFIPSNFCRSRTTINFDGNSNTLDKDFRKNSVVYLPGTPDDSSKCHSSTHFYSTDLPKSQTFRNIHRTCSQLRPRNSMHRIARNHKNQQCLCTLEKNISMNQGSRNLPSFFQMHDTALACDSRKLQLLDNHLQLDSKNYESTNASAKLHGSSLLKEPMSTLNELPGAPKIYKHTVAGTSAKVKWMCPPMRKRTTYFFELQFQEIISINKEMAIPQDQAGVFSGIRHKNFVATNLNSNSEYLFRVRAVNMIGKGPWSQPYKILTVCGTVQHGVNTKDKSVSLKGVEVSIHRSS
- the LOC138742405 gene encoding uncharacterized protein isoform X1, with the translated sequence MKKKKELLDTLRLELTCPGCDKLYNNSYLLPCEHSLCGSCLSKETKHVKGGHIFVKCPLCKENFCFNQEDEVKFPENYLLNSTVKRYRQEDADSIKKKKRKPKGSMNHQQKQIFCQLCDEKNNYIAMKKCVNCNLNFCEKCLQKIHKNKAFLSHVLIDPSSSTEDQIKCFFHPFSNLKDYCVQDKLPICDECKLSTHWNHCFYSLDLAFQCEMAEMQKNISQFTEVKANFENCIEQLKLMKTDMEQNVMHQNAEVTKEFISLHEGLKLQEQTIKEMIKSETTKKQREVDKFIDSASMLMLKLEGLMLYAVEACKENKPLIFLQTSAQINKRLTEIMLCMIPNNSLAKIPFKDLELNVDHIKVAIDALPSQLNKTESNSLRGEDFQMVPSWNVAYKMRKVKSPGSVKEPLCPSFTSKVQAALVTPNLDLCSCISRSFAVNFNSDASNVDSHADVSTSLQRSPKYATEDNFSVCLAETALDGHISPENAKSASNTETTSNTTDESSHSNTNSSRSHEKFAINLDEASHASGLDCCELATNSDHHIPQHSNEAQAGTNCTLSWTNSCESAASTSSVFQCACFENHEFKNPISTFHNPVEVDHGNNVLNIPTEKECNDNKQKSNQSLMLPEKTKSMYISEKTWSIPIRQYKQQDCHCRHSSGDAFSIELSHTSNDVCSPESENVKYPNDHKSGGLSKDHTISEQVADPDIGMNSSYNSSCLSSERETECVASVYRFCVPCTFDSAGPAQANCANSRSDNLFNGKKDIPFNICTNNTASQGEEPYCACKTFLCATPHGATGNNVSCKDMNWTSEKKGSEIISDGSQQHQLISAAGCKIDCNKQEMHCLLETTPFKAEHACFDEADHSNPLICSTNSVCRIARSRSKFGSWPSFRNAKLLSKNKTFMRSNMQFIPSNFCRSRTTINFDGNSNTLDKDFRKNSVVYLPGTPDDSSKCHSSTHFYSTDLPKSQTFRNIHRTCSQLRPRNSMHRIARNHKNQQCLCTLEKNISMNQGSRNLPSFFQMHDTALACDSRKLQLLDNHLQLDSKNYESTNASAKLHGSSLLKEPMSTLNELPGAPKIYKHTVAGTSAKVKWMCPPMRKRTTYFFELQFQEIISINKEMAIPQDQAGVFSGIRHKNFVATNLNSNSEYLFRVRAVNMIGKGPWSQPYKILTVCGTVQHGVNTKDKSVSLKGVEVSIHRSS